In Listeria cossartiae subsp. cossartiae, one genomic interval encodes:
- the rarD gene encoding EamA family transporter RarD translates to MENKQNGQLGGIIAGALAYVCWGVLPIYWKLVTNVPPMEILAYRIIWSFIFMLFLIVCLRKASMVFQETKDVLLKPKTLIAIIAAAFLVTANWYLFIYTVNSGHVTEASLGYYINPLVNVLLATVILKERLSRGEIIAVISATIGVLILTWHLGSVPWAAIGMAVTFSLYGLIKKVVSVSVWTGLTLETMIITPFALIYVIFFATNGLMQYPAETNIILVGAGVVTAIPLLLFATAAKKISYTMVGFLQYIGPTLMLALGVLLFKESFDHIQLFAFMFIWLALIIFTISHIYSAAKIKQLANATKN, encoded by the coding sequence ATGGAAAATAAACAAAACGGACAGCTAGGCGGAATCATCGCTGGAGCTCTCGCGTACGTGTGTTGGGGCGTCCTTCCGATTTACTGGAAGTTAGTCACAAATGTCCCACCAATGGAGATTTTGGCCTATAGAATTATATGGTCTTTTATTTTTATGTTATTTTTGATCGTTTGTTTGCGAAAAGCGTCAATGGTTTTTCAAGAAACAAAAGATGTGCTGCTTAAACCGAAAACGCTTATCGCCATTATTGCGGCAGCTTTTTTAGTTACAGCAAACTGGTATTTATTCATTTATACGGTAAACAGTGGTCACGTGACGGAAGCAAGTCTTGGTTACTACATAAATCCGCTTGTAAACGTCTTGCTTGCAACGGTTATTTTAAAAGAACGATTAAGTCGTGGCGAAATTATTGCGGTTATTTCCGCAACTATCGGCGTATTGATTCTTACTTGGCATCTTGGTTCCGTTCCTTGGGCAGCAATCGGTATGGCCGTGACGTTCTCGCTTTATGGGCTAATTAAAAAAGTCGTTTCTGTTTCTGTTTGGACTGGTTTAACGCTTGAAACGATGATTATTACACCATTCGCGCTGATTTATGTGATCTTTTTCGCGACCAATGGATTAATGCAGTACCCGGCAGAGACCAATATTATTTTAGTTGGTGCTGGTGTCGTTACAGCAATCCCGCTACTTTTATTTGCTACTGCTGCGAAAAAAATCAGCTACACAATGGTCGGGTTTTTGCAATATATCGGACCAACGTTAATGCTCGCACTCGGCGTCTTACTGTTCAAAGAAAGTTTCGATCACATCCAATTGTTCGCCTTCATGTTCATCTGGCTAGCACTAATTATCTTCACGATTTCCCACATTTACTCCGCAGCCAAAATCAAACAACTAGCAAACGCCACAAAAAATTAA
- a CDS encoding YceI family protein: MTVEKWNVDPAHSSIEFQVKHMMVSKVKGVFSDFTADIEMDPEDLTSAKLNFSVAAASVDTRQAQRDGHLKSEDFFNVEKYPNVTFTATKITADGDDEYEVTGDLTIRDVTKPLTLEVSYEGTGKDPNTGNMVAGFEAKGKFNRKDFGLNYNAALETGGVLIGDEVKLNIQIEASK, from the coding sequence ATGACAGTAGAAAAATGGAACGTAGACCCAGCACATAGTTCAATCGAATTTCAAGTAAAACACATGATGGTATCAAAAGTAAAAGGTGTATTCAGCGATTTCACAGCGGACATCGAAATGGATCCAGAAGATTTAACATCTGCCAAATTAAACTTCTCTGTTGCAGCAGCTTCTGTTGACACTCGTCAAGCGCAACGTGATGGTCATTTGAAAAGCGAAGACTTCTTTAATGTAGAAAAATATCCAAACGTTACTTTTACAGCAACAAAAATTACAGCTGACGGCGACGATGAATACGAAGTGACTGGTGACTTAACTATTCGCGACGTAACGAAACCTCTTACACTAGAAGTAAGCTACGAAGGAACTGGAAAAGATCCAAACACTGGTAACATGGTAGCCGGCTTTGAAGCAAAAGGTAAATTCAACCGTAAAGACTTTGGCCTTAATTACAATGCTGCGTTAGAAACTGGTGGCGTACTTATCGGCGACGAAGTAAAATTAAACATCCAAATTGAAGCAAGCAAATAA
- a CDS encoding MarR family winged helix-turn-helix transcriptional regulator, which translates to MVGINTDTENISELLKTYWSIQRISAGYADQNAASLGLTIQQLAMINVIYSTPGISVADLTKRLIITGSSAAANVDGLISLGLVVKLNKTIPSDSMDLKLKLSKKGEDLSKRSTANAFMYKAMMKVFEHLTENEIEELIHLNKKVETLLKKSK; encoded by the coding sequence ATGGTAGGAATTAATACAGATACAGAAAATATTAGTGAACTATTAAAGACGTATTGGTCGATTCAACGGATTTCTGCGGGATATGCGGATCAGAACGCGGCGAGTTTAGGACTAACCATTCAGCAACTTGCGATGATAAATGTGATTTACAGCACACCAGGAATTTCGGTGGCAGATTTAACGAAACGACTAATCATCACGGGAAGCTCTGCAGCAGCGAATGTGGACGGATTAATCAGCCTAGGTTTAGTAGTGAAATTAAACAAAACAATCCCAAGTGACAGCATGGATTTAAAATTGAAGCTCTCTAAAAAAGGAGAAGACTTATCGAAACGCTCCACTGCAAACGCTTTTATGTATAAAGCAATGATGAAAGTGTTCGAACATCTCACAGAAAACGAAATAGAAGAACTTATTCACTTAAATAAAAAAGTAGAAACCTTGCTGAAAAAGAGTAAATAA
- a CDS encoding amino acid permease, whose translation MKKETHGEIRRDLKTRHLSMIAIGGSIGTGLFLASGNAIHTAGPGGALVAYIAIGIMVYFLMTSLGEMATYMPVSGSFSTYASRFVDPAFGFALGWNYWFNWAITLAVDISTAAIIVQFWLPNTPAWLWSAIFLLLIFGLNALSVKAYGESEYWFSIIKVATVIIFLIVGVLTIVGILGGEVIGFSNFTAGDAPFKGGFFAILGTFLIAGFSFQGTEMVGIAAGESATPETSVPKAIKQVFWRILLFYIFAIFIIGMIIPYTNPNLLSAEATDVAISPFTLVFEKAGLAFAASVMNAVILTSVLSAGNSGLYASTRMLWAMARDKKAPKFLGKVNRRGIPMAALIVTTIVGAMTFITTLTENGTVIYTWLLSASGLTGFIAWVGIAVSHYRFRKAFVKQGHDLNELKYKAKFFPFGPILALILCILVIVGQDYAAFLKPEFTNAAWWQKIGISYIGLPIFLVFWLSYKFTNKTKVIPLEDCKFDQK comes from the coding sequence GTGAAAAAAGAAACACACGGCGAAATACGTCGTGACTTAAAAACAAGGCATCTATCTATGATAGCGATTGGTGGATCAATTGGGACTGGCTTATTTTTAGCGAGTGGGAATGCGATTCATACGGCCGGACCTGGCGGAGCATTAGTTGCTTATATCGCAATTGGAATTATGGTTTACTTTTTAATGACCAGTTTAGGAGAAATGGCTACGTATATGCCGGTTTCTGGTTCATTTAGTACGTATGCTAGTCGGTTTGTTGATCCGGCTTTCGGCTTTGCACTGGGTTGGAATTATTGGTTTAACTGGGCGATTACGCTGGCAGTCGATATTTCCACCGCGGCAATTATTGTTCAATTTTGGTTGCCGAACACCCCTGCTTGGTTGTGGAGCGCGATTTTCTTATTGTTGATTTTCGGCTTAAATGCACTATCGGTAAAAGCTTACGGAGAATCAGAGTATTGGTTCTCAATTATTAAAGTAGCCACCGTTATTATTTTCCTTATCGTTGGTGTACTTACGATTGTCGGAATTCTTGGCGGCGAAGTTATTGGCTTTTCTAACTTTACAGCTGGCGATGCTCCGTTCAAAGGTGGATTTTTCGCGATACTAGGGACGTTCTTGATTGCCGGATTTTCTTTCCAGGGAACGGAAATGGTTGGGATCGCGGCTGGTGAAAGTGCTACTCCAGAAACTAGCGTGCCAAAAGCGATTAAACAAGTTTTCTGGCGGATTTTATTATTTTATATTTTCGCGATTTTCATTATTGGAATGATTATTCCTTATACTAATCCTAATTTACTTAGCGCTGAGGCGACAGATGTGGCAATTAGTCCATTTACGCTCGTGTTTGAAAAAGCGGGCCTTGCGTTTGCGGCCTCGGTGATGAATGCCGTTATCCTGACTTCTGTGCTATCCGCGGGTAACTCAGGTCTTTACGCTTCGACAAGAATGCTTTGGGCAATGGCTCGCGACAAAAAAGCCCCTAAATTCTTAGGTAAAGTAAACCGTCGCGGTATCCCGATGGCAGCTTTAATTGTTACGACGATTGTTGGCGCAATGACATTTATTACAACGCTCACGGAAAATGGAACGGTCATTTATACGTGGTTGCTATCTGCGTCCGGTTTAACTGGATTTATTGCTTGGGTTGGCATCGCGGTTAGTCATTATCGGTTCCGCAAAGCCTTCGTTAAACAAGGTCACGACTTAAACGAACTAAAATATAAAGCGAAATTTTTCCCATTTGGTCCGATTTTAGCGCTCATTTTATGTATTTTAGTTATTGTTGGGCAAGATTATGCGGCATTTTTAAAACCAGAATTTACTAATGCGGCTTGGTGGCAAAAAATCGGTATTTCTTATATCGGCCTCCCTATTTTCCTCGTTTTCTGGTTATCGTATAAATTTACCAATAAAACCAAAGTCATCCCACTGGAAGACTGCAAATTTGATCAAAAATAA